Below is a genomic region from Halanaerobiales bacterium.
TGATTAGTTTGAATTTAAATGATAAAAAAATTTTGCTAATTGAAGATGATACACATATCTATGAATTACTAAAAGCTATGCTGAAATCATATAATACTATCTTAACTTTTAAAAAAAATGGAGAATCAGGTTTAAAAGAAGCATTAACTGAAAACTATGACTTAATATTACTTGATATTATGCTTCCCAAAAAAGATGGCTGGGAAATCTGCCAAAAATTAAAACAGGAAAATATACCAACTCCTATTATTATGCTAACTGCTAAAGCTGAAGAAACTGATAAAGTACTGGGACTTGAGATGGGGGCTGATGATTATGTGACAAAACCTTTTAGTCCTCGCGAATTAACAGCAAGAATGAAGGCAGTTATGAGAAGATTCGAAAACTCCAATCAGGATAATATTTCAAATAAATTAGAATTCCCGGATATTAATTTGACC
It encodes:
- a CDS encoding response regulator transcription factor; this encodes MNLNDKKILLIEDDTHIYELLKAMLKSYNTILTFKKNGESGLKEALTENYDLILLDIMLPKKDGWEICQKLKQENIPTPIIMLTAKAEETDKVLGLEMGADDYVTKPFSPRELTARMKAVMRRFENSNQDNISNKLEFPDINLTIDIKGHKVYTENETITLAPKEFELFLFLARNKDEVFSRKELLNEIWGYENKQDTRTVDEHVKRIRKKLKDSDLKDIPLKTVWGVGYKFEIKS